Proteins found in one Takifugu rubripes chromosome 17, fTakRub1.2, whole genome shotgun sequence genomic segment:
- the LOC101071608 gene encoding cdc42-interacting protein 4 homolog isoform X2: MQQTLPVIRTTPADMDWGTDLWDQCDQIEKHTQSGIDLLELYVKFVKERTEIEQSYAKQLRNLTKKYAKRGSKDELDCKFSNHASFQEILNELNDYAGQREIVAENMTTGICAELNKYLQDLKQERKGHLSEAKKAQQNLESSFKHLESTKKRFAKEWAEAEKATQQAEKTEHDVNATKQDVEKAKHHAHARTHTAEESRNDYAAELQKYNKEQNYFYYTEIPQIYNKMQEMDEQRIRHLAKGYCQFSDVEKNVLPIISKCLEGIAAAGNKINEKQDSMLFIEQHKSGFERPADVEFEDYTQGIKAATSDSSLNPPKVRAKLWPFNKKHKPPAAEDFSHLPPEQRKKKLQAKIDDINKELQKTQDQSDALEKMKGVYEQNPQLGDPTSLEPQISETTHHIGRLRGELAKYETWLSEAVGGEESANVINNNAQHVNVAADQTRNLYTEFDDEFEDVDPPLGQCTVLYNFEGNSEGTVSIAEGELLSIMEEDKGDGWMRVLKGNGKEGFIPSSYISRDS; encoded by the exons ATGCAGCAAACATtg CCCGTCATAAGGACGACTCCTGCAGACATGGACTGGGGAACAGACCTTTGG GACCAATGCGACCAGATCGAAAAGCACACGCAATCGGGCATCGACCTGTTGGAGCTCTACGTCAAATTTGTGAAGGAGAGGACGGAGATCGAGCAGAGCTACGccaagcagctcag GAATCTGACCAAGAAGTACGCCAAGCGAGGGAGCAAGGATGAACTCGACTGCAA ATTCAGCAACCACGCGTCGTTCCAGGAGATCCTGAATGAGCTGAACGACTACGCCGGCCAGCGCGAAATCGTGGCCGAAAACATGACGACGGGCATCTGCGCGGAGCTCAACAAATACCTGCAGGATCTGAAGCAGGAGCGCaaaggg cACCTTTCTGAAGCCAAGAAGGCCCAGCAGAATTTAGAGAGCAGCTTCAAACACCTAGAAAGC ACTAAGAAGCGCTTTGCCAAGGAGTGGGCAGAAGCTGAAAAGGCCACACAGcaagcagagaaaacagagcaTGACGTCAACGCCACCAAGCAGGATGTCGAGAAA GCCAAGCACCACGCCCACGCCCGGACGCACACGGCAGAGGAAAGCAGGAACGATTACGCGGCCGAGCTGCAGAAGTACAACAAGGAGCAGAACTACTTCTACTACACGGAGATACCGCAGATCTACAAC AAAATGCAGGAGATGGACGAGCAGAGGATTCGGCACCTGGCGAAGGGATACTGCCAGTTCTCAGACGTCGAGAAAAACGTGCTGCCCATCATCTCAAAGTGTTTAGAGGGCATCGCAGCAGCAGGGAACAAAATAAACGAAAAACAG GACTCCATGCTCTTTATTGAGCAGCATAAATCGGGCTTCGAGCGACCTGCAGATGTGGAGTTTGAAGACTACACTCAAGGAATCAAAGCGGCGACCTCTGACTCCAGCCTCAACCCACCCAAAGTGCGCGCCAAACTCTGGCCCTTCAACAAGAAGCACAAG ccgCCGGCTGCAGAGGATTTCTCTCACCTCCctccagagcagaggaagaagaagctcCAGGCCAAGATTGATGACATTAACAAAGAGCTTCAGAAGACGCAGGACCAAAG TGACGcgctggagaagatgaagggtgTGTATGAGCAGAATCCTCAGCTGGGAGACCCGACCAGCCTGGAGCCTCAGATTTCAGAAACTACCCATCACATCGGCCGTCTGAGGGGAGAGCTTGCCAAATATGAG ACATGGCTATCGGAAGCAGTTGGAGGAGAGGAATCTGCTAACGTCATCAACAATAATGCTCAACATGT TAATGTAGCAGCTGATCAAACACGGAACCTTTACACAGAGTTTGATGACGAGTTTGAGGACGTAGACCCCCCCCTCGGCCAGTGCACAGTTCTGTACAACTTTGAAG GCAACAGCGAGGGCACCGTATCCATCGCAGAGGGAGAGCTGCTGAGCATCATGGAGGAGGACAAAGGAGATGGTTGGATGAGGGTCCTGAAAGGCAACGGCAAAGAGGGCTTTATACCTTCATCCTACATCAGCCGTGATAGTTAA
- the LOC101071829 gene encoding techylectin-5B-like, which translates to MITRAVDYITSFLTHAGSIRSSGSCHLVVYCDMNTDDGGWTVIRRRIDGTENFYRPWSHYKAGFGKAAGEYWLETFNLQPWSGKHLIAAHEERDSLAGHNNMKFTTFDNNQDKWDKNCAHYYLGGFWYGACHMVNPNGMHAPHGAVRFEKVYDFWQTWKGWNHSLKAISMKIRSANNCSCTHQSD; encoded by the exons ATGATTACA AGGGCAGTTGACTACATCACCTCTTTcctcacacatgcaggcagcATTCGCTCTTCTGGCTCTTGCCACCTGGTTGTCTACTGTGACATGAACACTGATGATGGGGGGTGGACG GTGATTCGGAGGAGGATTGATGGGACTGAAAACTTCTACAGGCCATGGAGCCACTATAAAGCTGGATTTGGCAAAGCAGCTGGTGAATATTGGCTCG AAACCTTCAATTTGCAACCATGGTCTGGAAAACATCTTATTGCTGCTCATGAGGAAA ggGACAGTTTGGCAGGACACAACAACATGAAGTTCACAACATTTGACAACAATCAGGACAAGTGGGACAAAAACTGTGCTCACTATTACCTTGGTGGATTCTGGTATGGCGCCTGCCACATGGTGAACCCCAACGGCATGCACGCCCCTCACGGTGCCGTTAGGTTTGAAAAGGTATATGACTTTTGGCAAACTTGGAAGGGCTGGAACCACTCACTCAAAGCCATTTCTATGAAGATCAGATCAGCTAATAATTGTTCCTGCACACATCAATCTGATTAA
- the LOC101071608 gene encoding cdc42-interacting protein 4 homolog isoform X3: MDWGTDLWDQCDQIEKHTQSGIDLLELYVKFVKERTEIEQSYAKQLRNLTKKYAKRGSKDELDCKFSNHASFQEILNELNDYAGQREIVAENMTTGICAELNKYLQDLKQERKGHLSEAKKAQQNLESSFKHLESTKKRFAKEWAEAEKATQQAEKTEHDVNATKQDVEKAKHHAHARTHTAEESRNDYAAELQKYNKEQNYFYYTEIPQIYNKMQEMDEQRIRHLAKGYCQFSDVEKNVLPIISKCLEGIAAAGNKINEKQDSMLFIEQHKSGFERPADVEFEDYTQGIKAATSDSSLNPPKVRAKLWPFNKKHKTSHAEKQMPPAAEDFSHLPPEQRKKKLQAKIDDINKELQKTQDQSDALEKMKGVYEQNPQLGDPTSLEPQISETTHHIGRLRGELAKYETWLSEAVGGEESANVINNNAQHVNVAADQTRNLYTEFDDEFEDVDPPLGQCTVLYNFEGNSEGTVSIAEGELLSIMEEDKGDGWMRVLKGNGKEGFIPSSYISRDS, from the exons ATGGACTGGGGAACAGACCTTTGG GACCAATGCGACCAGATCGAAAAGCACACGCAATCGGGCATCGACCTGTTGGAGCTCTACGTCAAATTTGTGAAGGAGAGGACGGAGATCGAGCAGAGCTACGccaagcagctcag GAATCTGACCAAGAAGTACGCCAAGCGAGGGAGCAAGGATGAACTCGACTGCAA ATTCAGCAACCACGCGTCGTTCCAGGAGATCCTGAATGAGCTGAACGACTACGCCGGCCAGCGCGAAATCGTGGCCGAAAACATGACGACGGGCATCTGCGCGGAGCTCAACAAATACCTGCAGGATCTGAAGCAGGAGCGCaaaggg cACCTTTCTGAAGCCAAGAAGGCCCAGCAGAATTTAGAGAGCAGCTTCAAACACCTAGAAAGC ACTAAGAAGCGCTTTGCCAAGGAGTGGGCAGAAGCTGAAAAGGCCACACAGcaagcagagaaaacagagcaTGACGTCAACGCCACCAAGCAGGATGTCGAGAAA GCCAAGCACCACGCCCACGCCCGGACGCACACGGCAGAGGAAAGCAGGAACGATTACGCGGCCGAGCTGCAGAAGTACAACAAGGAGCAGAACTACTTCTACTACACGGAGATACCGCAGATCTACAAC AAAATGCAGGAGATGGACGAGCAGAGGATTCGGCACCTGGCGAAGGGATACTGCCAGTTCTCAGACGTCGAGAAAAACGTGCTGCCCATCATCTCAAAGTGTTTAGAGGGCATCGCAGCAGCAGGGAACAAAATAAACGAAAAACAG GACTCCATGCTCTTTATTGAGCAGCATAAATCGGGCTTCGAGCGACCTGCAGATGTGGAGTTTGAAGACTACACTCAAGGAATCAAAGCGGCGACCTCTGACTCCAGCCTCAACCCACCCAAAGTGCGCGCCAAACTCTGGCCCTTCAACAAGAAGCACAAG ACGTCTCACGCTGAAAAACAAATG ccgCCGGCTGCAGAGGATTTCTCTCACCTCCctccagagcagaggaagaagaagctcCAGGCCAAGATTGATGACATTAACAAAGAGCTTCAGAAGACGCAGGACCAAAG TGACGcgctggagaagatgaagggtgTGTATGAGCAGAATCCTCAGCTGGGAGACCCGACCAGCCTGGAGCCTCAGATTTCAGAAACTACCCATCACATCGGCCGTCTGAGGGGAGAGCTTGCCAAATATGAG ACATGGCTATCGGAAGCAGTTGGAGGAGAGGAATCTGCTAACGTCATCAACAATAATGCTCAACATGT TAATGTAGCAGCTGATCAAACACGGAACCTTTACACAGAGTTTGATGACGAGTTTGAGGACGTAGACCCCCCCCTCGGCCAGTGCACAGTTCTGTACAACTTTGAAG GCAACAGCGAGGGCACCGTATCCATCGCAGAGGGAGAGCTGCTGAGCATCATGGAGGAGGACAAAGGAGATGGTTGGATGAGGGTCCTGAAAGGCAACGGCAAAGAGGGCTTTATACCTTCATCCTACATCAGCCGTGATAGTTAA
- the LOC101071608 gene encoding cdc42-interacting protein 4 homolog isoform X1, with the protein MQQTLPVIRTTPADMDWGTDLWDQCDQIEKHTQSGIDLLELYVKFVKERTEIEQSYAKQLRNLTKKYAKRGSKDELDCKFSNHASFQEILNELNDYAGQREIVAENMTTGICAELNKYLQDLKQERKGHLSEAKKAQQNLESSFKHLESTKKRFAKEWAEAEKATQQAEKTEHDVNATKQDVEKAKHHAHARTHTAEESRNDYAAELQKYNKEQNYFYYTEIPQIYNKMQEMDEQRIRHLAKGYCQFSDVEKNVLPIISKCLEGIAAAGNKINEKQDSMLFIEQHKSGFERPADVEFEDYTQGIKAATSDSSLNPPKVRAKLWPFNKKHKTSHAEKQMPPAAEDFSHLPPEQRKKKLQAKIDDINKELQKTQDQSDALEKMKGVYEQNPQLGDPTSLEPQISETTHHIGRLRGELAKYETWLSEAVGGEESANVINNNAQHVNVAADQTRNLYTEFDDEFEDVDPPLGQCTVLYNFEGNSEGTVSIAEGELLSIMEEDKGDGWMRVLKGNGKEGFIPSSYISRDS; encoded by the exons ATGCAGCAAACATtg CCCGTCATAAGGACGACTCCTGCAGACATGGACTGGGGAACAGACCTTTGG GACCAATGCGACCAGATCGAAAAGCACACGCAATCGGGCATCGACCTGTTGGAGCTCTACGTCAAATTTGTGAAGGAGAGGACGGAGATCGAGCAGAGCTACGccaagcagctcag GAATCTGACCAAGAAGTACGCCAAGCGAGGGAGCAAGGATGAACTCGACTGCAA ATTCAGCAACCACGCGTCGTTCCAGGAGATCCTGAATGAGCTGAACGACTACGCCGGCCAGCGCGAAATCGTGGCCGAAAACATGACGACGGGCATCTGCGCGGAGCTCAACAAATACCTGCAGGATCTGAAGCAGGAGCGCaaaggg cACCTTTCTGAAGCCAAGAAGGCCCAGCAGAATTTAGAGAGCAGCTTCAAACACCTAGAAAGC ACTAAGAAGCGCTTTGCCAAGGAGTGGGCAGAAGCTGAAAAGGCCACACAGcaagcagagaaaacagagcaTGACGTCAACGCCACCAAGCAGGATGTCGAGAAA GCCAAGCACCACGCCCACGCCCGGACGCACACGGCAGAGGAAAGCAGGAACGATTACGCGGCCGAGCTGCAGAAGTACAACAAGGAGCAGAACTACTTCTACTACACGGAGATACCGCAGATCTACAAC AAAATGCAGGAGATGGACGAGCAGAGGATTCGGCACCTGGCGAAGGGATACTGCCAGTTCTCAGACGTCGAGAAAAACGTGCTGCCCATCATCTCAAAGTGTTTAGAGGGCATCGCAGCAGCAGGGAACAAAATAAACGAAAAACAG GACTCCATGCTCTTTATTGAGCAGCATAAATCGGGCTTCGAGCGACCTGCAGATGTGGAGTTTGAAGACTACACTCAAGGAATCAAAGCGGCGACCTCTGACTCCAGCCTCAACCCACCCAAAGTGCGCGCCAAACTCTGGCCCTTCAACAAGAAGCACAAG ACGTCTCACGCTGAAAAACAAATG ccgCCGGCTGCAGAGGATTTCTCTCACCTCCctccagagcagaggaagaagaagctcCAGGCCAAGATTGATGACATTAACAAAGAGCTTCAGAAGACGCAGGACCAAAG TGACGcgctggagaagatgaagggtgTGTATGAGCAGAATCCTCAGCTGGGAGACCCGACCAGCCTGGAGCCTCAGATTTCAGAAACTACCCATCACATCGGCCGTCTGAGGGGAGAGCTTGCCAAATATGAG ACATGGCTATCGGAAGCAGTTGGAGGAGAGGAATCTGCTAACGTCATCAACAATAATGCTCAACATGT TAATGTAGCAGCTGATCAAACACGGAACCTTTACACAGAGTTTGATGACGAGTTTGAGGACGTAGACCCCCCCCTCGGCCAGTGCACAGTTCTGTACAACTTTGAAG GCAACAGCGAGGGCACCGTATCCATCGCAGAGGGAGAGCTGCTGAGCATCATGGAGGAGGACAAAGGAGATGGTTGGATGAGGGTCCTGAAAGGCAACGGCAAAGAGGGCTTTATACCTTCATCCTACATCAGCCGTGATAGTTAA